From one Ooceraea biroi isolate clonal line C1 chromosome 7, Obir_v5.4, whole genome shotgun sequence genomic stretch:
- the LOC105282119 gene encoding elongator complex protein 1 isoform X3 — MKNLTVDQYTSKAIYFLQDAEPDKISRIQCASDPSGYVHLYVMLDNDLYIITRDSDECVEKHSSIVERECTKVVGLEYCITIQELYCAYEDGDILKIEVSDSDGCKCDVARHFDDGLQCMKLSPDHEIIAVVTGVGTVILMVAGFEVVAKMDLYSSDLGSQQFVSVGWGRKETQFHGSLGKAAATIKQREEPNTNESNTCRTQISWRDDCELFAVYFVHPKTQQRCFRTYDKLGTLVCSNENLDEFGDAFAWKPSENLIATTMRSDDKLAFVFYEKNGLKLKNLTLPFDPSKLIVTDIFWSPDGSILTTTCKHVLEPHCTTLQLWTETNDHLYLKQTISFAADNPLLYATWAPEEFTDNKNRLILLSLKEFRALSFNWCVNRSRGQTADDLAVVGVIDGYKVLITAFRSAVVPPPLCHYTVDIKLPVNAIAFAPDVNDETSHVNSNMFCIITSDNNLFVCKRKIFQDPRIAYEIVKKYNIRCYDYITIEDTSYVLSHFLWYTKDTVLCSVVAPGLNDAVGVLRLRDMDSGEDGVITVELQGRPMGTSIQHIVASPDPDEAYVVSDGCVYKFTEKSVELTNIPLNETCCQVDVTKYGGKEKKYLVALTHTNRLLVDGCEFSKSILSYFIHTDALLFTTLQNTLICIPFLIKPMEQMKRDKFDYEHWAQHVKDDKVSSCDLPIGIQDVRRIERNSYILAVVPQGSRTILQMPRGNLECVEPRVLVVNIVKDYLNTCNYAKAFDYMRKQRMNFNLIYDHDPKLFTDNAEKFVESVASGEFLSLFLSSLTNEDVTKTIYSVSYVDLSKSSKQRRSDSEEIKVDKVMHICNLLRNVMEKRQNADELLHPILIALLKSQGEKGLAIALAKVKELIPLENAQECSLHVSAEKALNYLLNTVDINALYDTALSTYDLELATFIASKSQKDPREYLPFLNSLKVMDEHYRKYVVDIHLKNYESALVHIAKDLNRFDTCLKLICNHNLYQEALKLFEENTREYKLIAKRFAEYLIEQKMYHNAAKMFYKIHKLDRAAEAFILDGNWEDAILIFKQMELSPPDLWVRYERAARDLRANRKYDGAAMVLLNYLNNPEEAIAVLCEGRNWKHAMRVACDLYRPDLTG, encoded by the exons ATGAAGAATTTAACGGTAGACCAATACACTAGCAAGGCGATCTATTTTTTACAAGATGCTGAGCCAGATAAAATTTCGAGAATACAATGTGCCAGCGATCCAAGTGGATATGTTCATTTATATGTTATGTTGGATAACGAtctgtatataataacaaGGGATTCCGACGAATGTGTTGAGAAACATAGCAGTATTGTAGAGCGAGAGTGCACCAAAGTAGTCGGATTGGAGTATTGCATTACAATCCAAGAATTATATTGCGCATACGAGGATGGTGATATTTTGAAGATAGAAGTTTCTGATTCAGATGGTTGTAAGTGCGATGTAGCGCGTCACTTTGATGATGGCTTACAGTGTATGAAACTTAGTCCGGATCATGAAATCATCGCAGTCGTGACGGGTGTGGGAACTGTGATTCTCATGGTTGCAGGCTTTGAAGTAGTGGCAAAG atGGATTTATATTCATCAGATCTCGGAAGTCAACAATTCGTTAGTGTTGGTTGGGGTAGAAAAGAGACGCAGTTTCATGGCTCATTGGGTAAAGCAGCGGCTACAATTAAGCAGAGGGAGGAACCGAATACGAATGAATCGAATACGTGTCGTACTCAGATTAGTTGGCGCGATGACTGTGAATTATTTGCCGTCTATTTTGTACACCCCAAGACACAACAGCGGTGCTTTAGAACGTATGATAAATTGGGTACTTTGGTCTGTAGCAACGAAAATTTAGACGAATTTGGTGACGCCTTCGCCTGGAAGCCATCAGAAAATCTGATCGCAACGACCATGAGAAGTGATGATAAACTTGCTTTTGTATTTTATGAGAAAAATGGTCTTAAACTTAAGAATCTTACACTTCCCTTCGACCCGAGTAAACTAATC GTAACGGATATATTTTGGTCGCCAGATGGAAGCATTTTGACTACGACTTGTAAACATGTACTGGAACCCCATTGTACAACGTTGCAATTATGGACTGAAACTAATGATCATTTATATCTTAAACAAACTATCTCCTTTGCTGCGGATAATCCATTACTGTACGCGACATGGGCACCTGAAGAATTCACGGACAATAAAAAcagattgattttattatcattaaaggAATTTAGAGCTCTCTCGTTCAATTGGTGCGTCAATCGTAGCAGAGGACAAACTGCGGACGACCTGGCCGTGGTTGGTGTCATTGACGGATACAAAGTGCTAATTACTGCTTTTAGAAGCGCAGTTGTCCCACCGCCACTGTGCCATTACACTGTAGACATTAAGTTACCAGTAAATGCTATTGCATTTGCACCAGATGTCAACGATGAGACATCGCATGTAAACAGCAATATGTTCTGCATCATCACAAGTGATAATAACCTTTTTGTTTGCAAGCGAAAaata TTTCAGGATCCTCGAATAGCATATGAAATAGTCAAGAAATACAATATTCGCTGTTACGATTACATAACCATTGAGGACACTTCATACGTTTTGAGTCACTTTTTATGGTATACGAAGGATACTGTATTGTGTTCGGTAGTTGCTCCAGGTTTGAATGATGCGGTGGGTGTTCTACGTCTACGTGATATGGATTCTGGGGAAGACGGTGTTATTACAGTCGAATTACA GGGAAGGCCCATGGGCACTTCGATACAACATATAGTCGCTTCTCCTGATCCCGATGAAGCTTATGTAGTGTCAGATGgatgtgtatataaatttactgAAAAGTCGGTCGAACTGACGAATATTCCACTGAACGAGACGTGCTGTCAAGTAGACGTTACGAAATACGGcggtaaagaaaaaaagtaccTCGTTGCTTTAACCCATACAAATCGTTTGTTGGTGGATGGATGTGAATTTTCCAAGTCGATTCTAAGTTACTTTATACATACCGACGCCTTACTGTTTACGACGCTGCAAAACACTTTAATATGCATCCCATTTCTAATTAAACCTATGGAACAAATGAAGCGAGACAAGTTCGATTATGAACACTGGGCTCAACATGTCAAAGATGATAAAGTATCGTCTTGTGATCTACCGATTGGAATTCaag ACGTTAGACGCATCGAAAGGAACTCTTACATACTTGCAGTGGTGCCTCAAGGATCGAGGACAATTTTGCAGATGCCCAGAGGAAATCTGGAATGTGTAGAACCAAGAGTATTAGTGGTGAACATAgttaaagattatttaaatacttgcAACTATGCGAAAGCGTTCGACTACATGAGAAAGCAACGTATGAATTTCAATTTGATATACGACCACGATCCGAAATTGTTTACCGACAATGCCGAGAAGTTCGTAGAGAGCGTTGCGAGTGGCGAATTTTTGAGTCTGTTTTTGTCGTCGTTAACGAATGAAGATGTCACTAAAACGATATATTCAGTTTCTTACGTAGATCTGTCGAAGTCATCAAAACAAAGAAGATCAGATAGCGAGGAGATTAAAGTCGATAAAGTGATGCATATctgtaatttattaagaaatgtCATGGAGAAACGACAGAATGCGGATGAACTGCTACATCCAATATTGATAGCTTTATTGAAAAGTCAAGGCGAGAAAGGATTGGCAATAGCTCTTGCTAAAGTAAAAGAGCTGATACCGTTGGAGAATGCACAAGAGTGCTCCCTTCACGTGTCTGCTGAAAAAGCACTGAACTATTTACTGAATACAGTGGATATTAATGCTTTATATGATACCGCATTAAGCACGTACGATCTTGAATTGGCAACGTTTATAGCTTCCAAATCACAAAAAGATCCAAGAGAGTACTTACCATTTTTAAATAGCTTGAAAGTTATGGATGAACACTACAGGAAGTATGTTGTCGACATACATCTTAAGAATTACGAATCGGCACTCGTACATATAGCCAAagatttaaatagatttgacaCGTGTCTAAAGTTAATATGCAATCATAACTTGTATCAGGAGGCATTGAAATTGTTTGAGGAAAATACCAgggaatataaattaatagctAAAAGGTTTGCGGAATATTTAATCGAACAGAAAATGTATCACAATGCCGCTaagatgttttataaaattcacaAGCTGGACAGAGCTGCAGAAGCGTTCATATTAGATGGCAATTGGGAAGAtgctattttaatatttaaacaaatggaaCTAAG CCCTCCAGATTTATGGGTACGTTATGAAAGGGCAGCGAGGGATTTAAGGGCAAACAGAAAGTATGATGGCGCGGCCATGGTATTATTGAACTATTTGAACAATCCCGAAGAAGCCATCGCTGTATTGTGCGAAGGAAGGAACTGGAAACATGCAATGCGGGTGGCATGCGATCTGTATCGTCCAGATCTAACTGGTTAG
- the LOC105282119 gene encoding elongator complex protein 1 isoform X4, translating into MKNLTVDQYTSKAIYFLQDAEPDKISRIQCASDPSGYVHLYVMLDNDLYIITRDSDECVEKHSSIVERECTKVVGLEYCITIQELYCAYEDGDILKIEVSDSDGCKCDVARHFDDGLQCMKLSPDHEIIAVVTGVGTVILMVAGFEVVAKMDLYSSDLGSQQFVSVGWGRKETQFHGSLGKAAATIKQREEPNTNESNTCRTQISWRDDCELFAVYFVHPKTQQRCFRTYDKLGTLVCSNENLDEFGDAFAWKPSENLIATTMRSDDKLAFVFYEKNGLKLKNLTLPFDPSKLIVTDIFWSPDGSILTTTCKHVLEPHCTTLQLWTETNDHLYLKQTISFAADNPLLYATWAPEEFTDNKNRLILLSLKEFRALSFNWCVNRSRGQTADDLAVVGVIDGYKVLITAFRSAVVPPPLCHYTVDIKLPVNAIAFAPDVNDETSHVNSNMFCIITSDNNLFVCKRKIFQDPRIAYEIVKKYNIRCYDYITIEDTSYVLSHFLWYTKDTVLCSVVAPGLNDAVGVLRLRDMDSGEDGVITVELQGRPMGTSIQHIVASPDPDEAYVVSDGCVYKFTEKSVELTNIPLNETCCQVDVTKYGGKEKKYLVALTHTNRLLVDGCEFSKSILSYFIHTDALLFTTLQNTLICIPFLIKPMEQMKRDKFDYEHWAQHVKDDKVSSCDLPIGIQDVRRIERNSYILAVVPQGSRTILQMPRGNLECVEPRVLVVNIVKDYLNTCNYAKAFDYMRKQRMNFNLIYDHDPKLFTDNAEKFVESVASGEFLSLFLSSLTNEDVTKTIYSVSYVDLSKSSKQRRSDSEEIKVDKVMHICNLLRNVMEKRQNADELLHPILIALLKSQGEKGLAIALAKVKELIPLENAQECSLHVSAEKALNYLLNTVDINALYDTALSTYDLELATFIASKSQKDPREYLPFLNSLKVMDEHYRKYVVDIHLKNYESALVHIAKDLNRFDTCLKLICNHNLYQEALKLFEENTREYKLIAKRFAEYLIEQKMYHNAAKMFYKIHKLDRAAEAFILDGNWEDAILIFKQMELSFCQQEKTWFTIFFSHSYFHSSISYLSYIHTKLQLKLTLQL; encoded by the exons ATGAAGAATTTAACGGTAGACCAATACACTAGCAAGGCGATCTATTTTTTACAAGATGCTGAGCCAGATAAAATTTCGAGAATACAATGTGCCAGCGATCCAAGTGGATATGTTCATTTATATGTTATGTTGGATAACGAtctgtatataataacaaGGGATTCCGACGAATGTGTTGAGAAACATAGCAGTATTGTAGAGCGAGAGTGCACCAAAGTAGTCGGATTGGAGTATTGCATTACAATCCAAGAATTATATTGCGCATACGAGGATGGTGATATTTTGAAGATAGAAGTTTCTGATTCAGATGGTTGTAAGTGCGATGTAGCGCGTCACTTTGATGATGGCTTACAGTGTATGAAACTTAGTCCGGATCATGAAATCATCGCAGTCGTGACGGGTGTGGGAACTGTGATTCTCATGGTTGCAGGCTTTGAAGTAGTGGCAAAG atGGATTTATATTCATCAGATCTCGGAAGTCAACAATTCGTTAGTGTTGGTTGGGGTAGAAAAGAGACGCAGTTTCATGGCTCATTGGGTAAAGCAGCGGCTACAATTAAGCAGAGGGAGGAACCGAATACGAATGAATCGAATACGTGTCGTACTCAGATTAGTTGGCGCGATGACTGTGAATTATTTGCCGTCTATTTTGTACACCCCAAGACACAACAGCGGTGCTTTAGAACGTATGATAAATTGGGTACTTTGGTCTGTAGCAACGAAAATTTAGACGAATTTGGTGACGCCTTCGCCTGGAAGCCATCAGAAAATCTGATCGCAACGACCATGAGAAGTGATGATAAACTTGCTTTTGTATTTTATGAGAAAAATGGTCTTAAACTTAAGAATCTTACACTTCCCTTCGACCCGAGTAAACTAATC GTAACGGATATATTTTGGTCGCCAGATGGAAGCATTTTGACTACGACTTGTAAACATGTACTGGAACCCCATTGTACAACGTTGCAATTATGGACTGAAACTAATGATCATTTATATCTTAAACAAACTATCTCCTTTGCTGCGGATAATCCATTACTGTACGCGACATGGGCACCTGAAGAATTCACGGACAATAAAAAcagattgattttattatcattaaaggAATTTAGAGCTCTCTCGTTCAATTGGTGCGTCAATCGTAGCAGAGGACAAACTGCGGACGACCTGGCCGTGGTTGGTGTCATTGACGGATACAAAGTGCTAATTACTGCTTTTAGAAGCGCAGTTGTCCCACCGCCACTGTGCCATTACACTGTAGACATTAAGTTACCAGTAAATGCTATTGCATTTGCACCAGATGTCAACGATGAGACATCGCATGTAAACAGCAATATGTTCTGCATCATCACAAGTGATAATAACCTTTTTGTTTGCAAGCGAAAaata TTTCAGGATCCTCGAATAGCATATGAAATAGTCAAGAAATACAATATTCGCTGTTACGATTACATAACCATTGAGGACACTTCATACGTTTTGAGTCACTTTTTATGGTATACGAAGGATACTGTATTGTGTTCGGTAGTTGCTCCAGGTTTGAATGATGCGGTGGGTGTTCTACGTCTACGTGATATGGATTCTGGGGAAGACGGTGTTATTACAGTCGAATTACA GGGAAGGCCCATGGGCACTTCGATACAACATATAGTCGCTTCTCCTGATCCCGATGAAGCTTATGTAGTGTCAGATGgatgtgtatataaatttactgAAAAGTCGGTCGAACTGACGAATATTCCACTGAACGAGACGTGCTGTCAAGTAGACGTTACGAAATACGGcggtaaagaaaaaaagtaccTCGTTGCTTTAACCCATACAAATCGTTTGTTGGTGGATGGATGTGAATTTTCCAAGTCGATTCTAAGTTACTTTATACATACCGACGCCTTACTGTTTACGACGCTGCAAAACACTTTAATATGCATCCCATTTCTAATTAAACCTATGGAACAAATGAAGCGAGACAAGTTCGATTATGAACACTGGGCTCAACATGTCAAAGATGATAAAGTATCGTCTTGTGATCTACCGATTGGAATTCaag ACGTTAGACGCATCGAAAGGAACTCTTACATACTTGCAGTGGTGCCTCAAGGATCGAGGACAATTTTGCAGATGCCCAGAGGAAATCTGGAATGTGTAGAACCAAGAGTATTAGTGGTGAACATAgttaaagattatttaaatacttgcAACTATGCGAAAGCGTTCGACTACATGAGAAAGCAACGTATGAATTTCAATTTGATATACGACCACGATCCGAAATTGTTTACCGACAATGCCGAGAAGTTCGTAGAGAGCGTTGCGAGTGGCGAATTTTTGAGTCTGTTTTTGTCGTCGTTAACGAATGAAGATGTCACTAAAACGATATATTCAGTTTCTTACGTAGATCTGTCGAAGTCATCAAAACAAAGAAGATCAGATAGCGAGGAGATTAAAGTCGATAAAGTGATGCATATctgtaatttattaagaaatgtCATGGAGAAACGACAGAATGCGGATGAACTGCTACATCCAATATTGATAGCTTTATTGAAAAGTCAAGGCGAGAAAGGATTGGCAATAGCTCTTGCTAAAGTAAAAGAGCTGATACCGTTGGAGAATGCACAAGAGTGCTCCCTTCACGTGTCTGCTGAAAAAGCACTGAACTATTTACTGAATACAGTGGATATTAATGCTTTATATGATACCGCATTAAGCACGTACGATCTTGAATTGGCAACGTTTATAGCTTCCAAATCACAAAAAGATCCAAGAGAGTACTTACCATTTTTAAATAGCTTGAAAGTTATGGATGAACACTACAGGAAGTATGTTGTCGACATACATCTTAAGAATTACGAATCGGCACTCGTACATATAGCCAAagatttaaatagatttgacaCGTGTCTAAAGTTAATATGCAATCATAACTTGTATCAGGAGGCATTGAAATTGTTTGAGGAAAATACCAgggaatataaattaatagctAAAAGGTTTGCGGAATATTTAATCGAACAGAAAATGTATCACAATGCCGCTaagatgttttataaaattcacaAGCTGGACAGAGCTGCAGAAGCGTTCATATTAGATGGCAATTGGGAAGAtgctattttaatatttaaacaaatggaaCTAAG cttCTGCCAACAAGAAAAGACTTggtttacaattttttttagcCACTCATACTTTCATTCCTCCATTTCTTACCTATCTTATATACATactaaattacaattaaagcTAACATTACAACTCTAA